The proteins below come from a single Brevundimonas sp. LM2 genomic window:
- a CDS encoding nitrate reductase, translating to MTAAVSTTCPYCGVGCGVRATVTGARTVEIAGDPGHPANGGRLCSKGTHLGETVGLEGRLLHPMIGDRRATWDEAMDVIARRFSHAAARVGPDSVAFYVSGQILTEDYYVANKLMKGFIGSGNIDTNSRLCMSSAVSAHLRAFGEDVVPACYDDLDQADLIVLVGSNTAWCHPIVWQRIEAARAARGTRLVVIDPRRTETADLADLHLALRPGSDVALFNGLLAALSARNALDPAYLAAHVAVPDGFWHRVIADSDPARTAATCDLPRADLETFFDLVAAFPRTVTLFSQGVNQSTQGTDKANAIINVHLATGRIGKPGAAPFSITGQPNAMGGREVGGLASTLAAHMDFAAENVDRVGRFWNAPHMATGPGLKAVDLFQAVGEGRIKALWIMATNPAVSMPDAGAVRAALATCPFVVVSDVMADTDTGRFAHVRLPATAWGEKDGTVTNSERMISRQRPFFPPPGEARPDWRALADVAGRMGHRAAFGWRSVAEVFDEHSRLTAFENDGARQLDLSPLIGLDETGYGALQPTRWGSVRAFADGRFSTADGRARMVAVTQAPLAANAMTLNTGRYRDQWHTMSRTGLSPRLSQHRREPLVEIHPDDAVRLGLVENHLATATTAQGCSVFRVSVTDAQRRGEAFVPIHWTDRTGSGGRAGLLPDASVDPVSGQPGFKLTAMTLSRLETEWRAFLIVRGTRAIAPDCVWWAAAAVAGGRLVELAGDGDPAVLEALLPNGERMTAVDRARGSLRTAVLNEGRLQGALFVARGGSLPGRDWLIAQLSEAAAPAGLLAGRAPGQTVDRGPIVCACFDVGARTILAAIAAQSLTTVTEVGTALSAGTNCGSCRPAIAKLIAA from the coding sequence ATGACCGCAGCCGTCTCCACCACCTGTCCCTATTGCGGCGTTGGCTGCGGCGTTCGGGCGACGGTGACCGGCGCGCGGACGGTGGAGATCGCGGGCGATCCCGGCCATCCGGCCAACGGGGGGCGACTGTGTTCCAAGGGCACGCATCTGGGCGAGACGGTAGGGCTGGAGGGCCGGCTGCTGCATCCGATGATCGGCGATCGCCGGGCGACATGGGACGAGGCGATGGATGTCATCGCGCGGAGATTTTCGCACGCCGCCGCCCGTGTCGGCCCCGACAGCGTCGCCTTCTACGTCTCGGGCCAGATTCTGACCGAGGACTACTATGTCGCCAACAAGCTGATGAAGGGGTTCATCGGTTCGGGCAACATCGACACCAACTCGCGCCTGTGCATGTCCAGCGCGGTGTCGGCGCATCTGCGGGCGTTCGGCGAGGACGTGGTGCCGGCCTGCTATGACGACCTGGACCAGGCCGATCTGATCGTTCTGGTCGGGTCCAACACCGCCTGGTGCCACCCGATCGTCTGGCAGCGGATCGAGGCCGCGCGGGCGGCAAGGGGCACCAGGCTGGTGGTCATCGATCCGCGTCGAACGGAAACGGCCGACCTGGCCGATCTGCATCTGGCGCTGAGGCCGGGCAGCGACGTGGCCCTGTTCAACGGTCTGCTGGCGGCTCTGTCTGCGCGCAATGCCCTGGACCCGGCCTATCTGGCCGCCCATGTCGCCGTGCCGGATGGATTCTGGCACCGGGTGATCGCCGACAGCGATCCCGCGCGAACCGCCGCCACCTGTGATCTGCCGCGCGCCGATCTGGAGACCTTCTTCGATCTGGTCGCCGCCTTTCCGCGCACCGTTACCCTGTTCAGCCAGGGCGTGAACCAGTCGACGCAGGGGACGGACAAGGCCAACGCCATCATCAATGTTCATCTGGCCACCGGCCGGATCGGCAAGCCCGGCGCCGCGCCCTTCTCGATCACCGGCCAGCCCAATGCCATGGGAGGCCGCGAGGTCGGGGGCCTGGCCTCGACCCTGGCCGCGCATATGGATTTCGCGGCGGAAAATGTGGATCGGGTCGGGCGCTTCTGGAACGCGCCGCATATGGCGACGGGACCGGGGCTCAAGGCCGTCGATCTGTTCCAGGCGGTCGGCGAGGGGCGGATCAAGGCGCTGTGGATCATGGCTACCAACCCGGCGGTCAGCATGCCCGACGCGGGCGCGGTGAGGGCGGCCCTGGCCACCTGTCCGTTCGTGGTCGTGTCCGACGTGATGGCCGACACCGATACGGGGCGGTTCGCCCATGTGCGTCTGCCCGCCACCGCCTGGGGCGAGAAGGACGGCACGGTCACGAACTCCGAGCGGATGATCAGCCGCCAGCGCCCCTTCTTTCCGCCGCCCGGAGAAGCGCGGCCCGACTGGCGAGCCCTGGCGGACGTCGCCGGCCGGATGGGGCACCGCGCCGCGTTCGGCTGGCGGTCTGTGGCCGAGGTGTTCGACGAACACAGCCGCCTGACCGCGTTCGAGAACGACGGCGCGCGGCAGCTGGATCTGTCGCCTCTGATCGGACTGGACGAGACCGGCTATGGCGCCCTGCAGCCGACGCGCTGGGGATCGGTCCGCGCCTTTGCTGACGGCCGGTTTTCCACCGCCGACGGTCGCGCACGCATGGTCGCGGTGACGCAGGCCCCCCTGGCCGCGAACGCCATGACCCTGAACACCGGCCGCTATCGCGACCAGTGGCACACGATGAGCCGCACCGGTCTGTCGCCGCGTCTGTCGCAGCACCGGCGCGAACCCTTGGTCGAGATCCACCCCGACGATGCGGTTCGGCTGGGGCTGGTCGAAAATCATCTCGCGACCGCGACGACGGCGCAGGGGTGCAGCGTGTTCCGCGTCTCGGTCACCGACGCCCAGCGCCGCGGCGAGGCCTTCGTGCCGATTCACTGGACCGATCGCACCGGCTCCGGCGGCCGCGCCGGATTGCTTCCGGACGCCTCGGTCGATCCGGTCTCGGGCCAGCCGGGGTTCAAGCTCACGGCGATGACCCTGTCCCGGCTGGAGACCGAATGGCGGGCCTTTCTGATCGTGCGCGGGACACGGGCCATCGCGCCCGACTGTGTCTGGTGGGCAGCCGCCGCCGTGGCAGGCGGGCGACTGGTCGAACTGGCCGGCGACGGAGACCCCGCCGTCCTGGAAGCCCTGTTGCCCAACGGCGAGCGAATGACGGCCGTCGATCGGGCGCGGGGCTCCCTGCGGACGGCGGTGCTGAACGAGGGCCGTTTGCAGGGCGCGCTGTTCGTGGCCCGGGGCGGGTCGCTGCCGGGCCGGGACTGGCTGATCGCGCAGTTGTCCGAGGCTGCGGCACCGGCCGGCCTGCTGGCCGGGCGCGCGCCCGGCCAGACCGTGGATCGCGGTCCCATCGTGTGCGCCTGTTTCGATGTCGGGGCCCGAACCATCCTGGCCGCCATCGCGGCCCAGAGCCTGACCACGGTGACCGAGGTCGGCACCGCACTGTCGGCCGGGACCAACTGTGGATCGTGCCGGCCCGCCATCGCCAAACTGATCGCCGCCTGA
- the nirD gene encoding nitrite reductase small subunit NirD — protein sequence MAADRWIDVGRVEDIPQRGARTVVIEGGEEIAVFRTGDDAVFALVNRCPHRGGPLSQGIVHGHSVACPLHNWTIALETGQAQGHDSGCTPTIPVRLEDGRILIAPPLLISA from the coding sequence ATGGCCGCCGATCGCTGGATCGACGTCGGCCGGGTCGAGGACATTCCCCAGCGCGGCGCCCGGACCGTCGTCATCGAAGGCGGTGAGGAGATCGCCGTCTTCCGCACGGGAGACGACGCGGTCTTCGCCCTAGTCAACCGCTGCCCGCACAGGGGCGGCCCGCTGAGCCAGGGGATCGTTCACGGCCACAGCGTCGCCTGTCCGCTGCACAACTGGACCATCGCCCTGGAGACCGGGCAGGCGCAGGGGCACGACAGCGGCTGCACCCCGACGATCCCGGTCCGGCTCGAGGATGGCCGCATCCTGATCGCGCCCCCGCTCCTGATCTCGGCCTGA
- a CDS encoding (2Fe-2S)-binding protein gives MVAAITGGAVTLDAVRAGCKASASCGSCTGLVESLLAVTLGDDYGGERAVKTVCKCTSFGHDDVRREIMAQGMRSIPEVMQRLHWSTPDGCSSCRPALNYYLLCALPGEYVDDQQSRFVNERMHANIQKDGTYSVVPRMWGGVTNPRELRAIADVVEKYDAPLVKVTGGQRLDIFGIRKEDLPAVWADLNAAGMVSGHAYGKSLRTVKTCVGSDWCRFGTQDSTGLGIQTERMTWGSWMPHKFKIAVSGCPRNCAEATIKDFGVICVDSGYELHVGGNGGIKVRVTDLLCKVTTEAEAMHFCAAFIQLYREEARYLERTAPWIERVGLERIKTRIVDDAEGRDALAARFHHSQSFSQDDPWAARANGADSEQHQPLSLTETA, from the coding sequence GTGGTCGCGGCGATCACGGGCGGAGCGGTGACGCTGGACGCCGTGCGCGCGGGCTGCAAGGCCTCGGCCAGCTGCGGATCCTGCACCGGCCTGGTCGAGAGTCTGCTGGCTGTGACCCTCGGCGACGACTACGGCGGCGAGCGGGCCGTCAAGACAGTCTGCAAATGCACCAGCTTCGGCCACGACGACGTGCGCCGCGAGATCATGGCCCAGGGCATGCGCTCGATCCCCGAGGTAATGCAGAGGCTGCACTGGTCCACCCCCGACGGCTGTTCCTCGTGCCGGCCGGCGCTGAACTACTATCTGCTGTGCGCCCTGCCGGGCGAGTATGTGGACGACCAGCAGAGCCGGTTCGTCAATGAGCGGATGCACGCCAACATCCAGAAGGACGGCACCTATTCGGTCGTGCCGCGAATGTGGGGCGGGGTCACCAATCCCCGCGAACTGCGCGCCATCGCCGATGTGGTCGAGAAATACGACGCCCCCCTGGTCAAGGTCACGGGCGGCCAGCGGCTGGATATCTTCGGCATCAGGAAGGAAGACCTGCCGGCCGTCTGGGCCGATCTGAACGCCGCCGGAATGGTCTCGGGCCACGCCTATGGCAAGTCTCTGAGGACGGTGAAGACCTGCGTCGGCTCGGACTGGTGCCGGTTCGGGACCCAGGACTCGACCGGTCTGGGGATCCAGACCGAGCGGATGACCTGGGGCAGCTGGATGCCGCACAAGTTCAAGATCGCGGTGTCGGGTTGCCCCCGCAACTGCGCCGAGGCGACGATCAAGGATTTCGGCGTCATCTGCGTCGACAGCGGCTACGAACTCCACGTCGGCGGCAACGGCGGCATCAAGGTCCGCGTCACGGACCTGTTGTGCAAGGTCACGACCGAGGCAGAGGCGATGCATTTCTGCGCCGCCTTCATCCAGCTGTACCGCGAGGAAGCCCGGTATCTGGAACGCACCGCGCCGTGGATCGAACGGGTCGGGCTGGAAAGGATCAAGACGCGGATCGTCGACGACGCCGAGGGCCGCGACGCCCTGGCCGCGCGCTTCCACCATTCCCAGAGCTTCAGCCAGGACGATCCGTGGGCGGCGCGGGCCAACGGCGCCGACAGCGAGCAGCACCAGCCACTCAGCCTGACGGAGACCGCGTGA
- a CDS encoding NAD(P)/FAD-dependent oxidoreductase, with protein MDGFAKTLERPALIPLEAREHLVVIGNGMAGCRAVEELLARDAGRYRVTIFGAEPHVNYNRIMLSPVLAGEKTFDQIVINDRPWYDDNAIDLIVSDPVEAIDRIAKTVTARSGRVVSYDRLLIATGSDPFIIPVPGHALEGVISFRDMADVDRMIAAADGGGDAVVIGGGLLGLEAAHGLSLRGMKVTVLHLMPTLMERQLDEAAGWLLKSALEARGQTILTAADTAEIVGETWVEGVRLKDGRLIPASLVVMAVGIRPSVRLAREAGLAVGRGIHVDDHMVTSDPSVLAVGECVEHDGQVYGLVAPLWDMCRALADGLTERHTGYRGSVTSTKLKVSGIDVFSAGDFSGGEGAEDIVLRDASRGVYKRVIVRDDRIVGAVLYGDTGDGGWYFDLMKRGEDISSLRDLLIFGQAFALGGGRGTLTRPLRPSRTRPRSAAVTAFPKARWSRRSRAER; from the coding sequence ATGGACGGTTTTGCGAAGACCCTGGAGCGCCCGGCGCTCATCCCCCTGGAAGCCCGGGAGCATCTGGTCGTGATCGGCAACGGCATGGCCGGATGCCGGGCCGTGGAGGAGCTGCTGGCGCGCGACGCCGGACGGTATCGCGTCACGATCTTCGGGGCCGAGCCACATGTGAACTACAACCGGATCATGCTGTCGCCGGTCCTGGCGGGCGAAAAGACCTTTGACCAGATCGTCATCAACGACCGGCCCTGGTACGACGACAACGCCATCGACCTGATCGTCTCCGACCCCGTCGAAGCCATCGACCGGATCGCAAAGACCGTGACCGCCCGGTCCGGCCGGGTGGTGAGCTACGATCGATTGCTGATCGCGACGGGGTCGGACCCCTTCATCATCCCGGTGCCCGGCCACGCCCTGGAGGGCGTCATCAGCTTTCGCGACATGGCCGATGTCGATCGGATGATCGCGGCGGCCGACGGCGGCGGCGATGCGGTCGTCATCGGCGGGGGGCTGCTGGGGCTTGAAGCGGCCCACGGGCTCAGCCTGCGCGGCATGAAGGTCACGGTGCTCCACCTGATGCCGACCCTGATGGAGCGGCAGCTGGACGAGGCGGCGGGCTGGCTGCTGAAGTCGGCGCTGGAGGCGCGGGGCCAGACCATCCTGACGGCCGCCGACACCGCCGAGATCGTCGGCGAGACTTGGGTCGAAGGCGTGCGGCTGAAGGACGGGCGGCTGATCCCGGCGTCCCTGGTCGTCATGGCCGTCGGCATCCGGCCCAGCGTGCGGCTGGCGCGGGAGGCGGGTCTGGCGGTGGGGCGCGGCATCCATGTCGACGACCACATGGTCACGTCCGACCCGTCGGTGCTGGCGGTCGGGGAATGCGTCGAACACGACGGCCAGGTCTATGGCCTGGTCGCGCCGCTGTGGGACATGTGTCGGGCCCTGGCCGACGGCCTGACCGAGCGGCACACGGGCTATCGCGGCTCGGTGACCTCAACCAAGCTGAAGGTGTCCGGAATCGACGTCTTTTCCGCCGGGGATTTCTCGGGCGGGGAGGGGGCGGAGGACATCGTGCTGCGGGACGCCTCGCGTGGCGTCTACAAGCGGGTGATCGTCCGGGACGACCGGATCGTCGGCGCGGTCCTGTACGGCGATACCGGCGACGGCGGGTGGTATTTCGACCTGATGAAACGGGGCGAGGACATCTCGTCCCTCCGCGACCTGCTGATCTTTGGTCAGGCCTTCGCCCTCGGAGGGGGCCGGGGGACCCTAACGCGGCCGTTGCGGCCCTCTCGGACGAGGCCGAGATCTGCGGCTGTAACGGCGTTTCCAAAGGCGCGGTGGTCGCGGCGATCACGGGCGGAGCGGTGA
- a CDS encoding CmpA/NrtA family ABC transporter substrate-binding protein has protein sequence MIPISIAFLPLTDSAVLVAAREQGFAAKAGLDLTLVRSTSWATVRDRLVYGQVQAAHMLAPLAVAVTLGLSQQPAPLVAPFRLNLNGNALTLSTAFAAALDPVLTHRVEDPVATAHDFASAIGMHHRKPIIGVVHRFSTHALMLRYWLGFAGVDPDRDLTLRVLPPSLMVEALRTGEIDGFMAGEPWSSVAVSEGLGQIVAFGSRLWRRGVEKVLATRADWAETHPETLDALLVALDRSAAWCDAPENHTALAEMLAAPDYVNQPVEVIVPCLSGRLALGRGEPAVSEPDFLMLHREAANAPSGDHGLWIYSQFVRWGMVEASDAAQAAAAAVFRPDLYGRALTGTARARPVEGFFDDRPFDPAGVAAYVQSFKGPPA, from the coding sequence ATGATCCCTATTTCCATCGCCTTCCTGCCCCTGACCGACAGCGCCGTCCTGGTCGCGGCCCGGGAACAGGGGTTCGCCGCCAAGGCCGGGCTGGACCTGACCCTGGTCCGGAGCACGTCGTGGGCGACCGTGCGAGACCGGCTGGTCTATGGCCAGGTTCAAGCCGCTCATATGCTGGCGCCCCTGGCCGTCGCCGTGACCCTGGGCCTAAGCCAGCAGCCCGCGCCTCTGGTGGCACCCTTCCGTTTGAATCTGAACGGCAACGCCCTGACCCTGTCGACCGCGTTCGCGGCCGCACTGGACCCGGTGCTGACCCATCGGGTCGAGGACCCCGTGGCGACCGCCCATGATTTCGCCTCGGCCATCGGCATGCACCACAGGAAGCCGATCATCGGCGTGGTGCACCGGTTCTCGACCCATGCCCTGATGCTGCGCTACTGGCTGGGGTTCGCGGGCGTCGATCCCGATCGGGACCTGACGCTGCGCGTGCTGCCGCCTTCCCTGATGGTGGAGGCTTTGCGGACGGGCGAGATCGACGGCTTCATGGCGGGCGAGCCGTGGAGCAGCGTGGCGGTGTCCGAAGGCCTGGGGCAGATCGTGGCCTTCGGATCGCGGCTTTGGCGGCGCGGCGTGGAGAAGGTGCTGGCGACCCGCGCCGACTGGGCCGAGACCCATCCCGAGACCCTGGACGCCCTGCTGGTCGCGCTGGACCGGTCTGCGGCCTGGTGCGACGCGCCGGAAAACCACACGGCGCTGGCGGAGATGCTGGCCGCGCCTGACTATGTGAACCAGCCGGTCGAGGTGATCGTACCATGCTTGTCCGGACGGCTCGCGCTGGGACGCGGCGAGCCGGCCGTGTCGGAGCCCGATTTTCTGATGCTGCACCGCGAGGCCGCGAACGCACCCTCCGGGGATCACGGTCTGTGGATCTATTCGCAGTTCGTCAGATGGGGGATGGTCGAGGCGTCCGACGCGGCCCAGGCCGCCGCGGCGGCGGTGTTCAGACCCGACCTGTATGGAAGGGCCCTGACCGGGACGGCGCGGGCGCGGCCGGTCGAGGGCTTCTTTGACGACAGACCCTTCGATCCGGCCGGGGTCGCGGCCTATGTGCAATCGTTCAAGGGCCCGCCGGCCTGA
- a CDS encoding ANTAR domain-containing response regulator yields MRIAIVDDSGLRAAILKEGLAEAGYTDIEVVAPHGGFVARLERMAPDIVLMDLGDPSRDALEEMLTVSRALARPIAMFVDRSDDAMIGAAIDAGVSAYVVDGLRKERVRPILELAIRRFNAFNALKIERDEAVTALADRKTLERAKAILMQGRGLSEPEAHALLRSTAMNQSRRIVKVAEALITAHALLDPPKGGPR; encoded by the coding sequence TTGCGTATCGCGATCGTCGACGACAGTGGATTGCGTGCGGCCATCCTGAAAGAGGGACTGGCCGAGGCCGGCTATACCGACATCGAGGTCGTCGCTCCCCACGGCGGTTTCGTCGCCCGGCTGGAACGGATGGCGCCGGACATCGTGCTGATGGACCTGGGCGACCCCAGCCGCGACGCCCTCGAGGAAATGCTGACCGTCAGCCGCGCCCTGGCCCGCCCGATCGCCATGTTCGTCGACCGGTCCGACGATGCGATGATCGGGGCCGCCATCGACGCGGGCGTGTCGGCCTATGTCGTCGATGGACTGAGGAAGGAAAGGGTCAGGCCGATCCTGGAATTGGCGATCCGCCGGTTCAACGCCTTCAACGCCCTGAAGATCGAGCGGGACGAGGCCGTCACCGCCCTAGCCGATCGCAAGACGCTGGAGCGGGCCAAGGCCATACTGATGCAGGGCCGTGGACTGTCCGAGCCCGAGGCCCACGCGCTTTTGCGTTCCACCGCCATGAATCAGAGCCGTCGCATTGTGAAGGTGGCCGAGGCGTTGATTACGGCCCATGCCCTCCTGGACCCGCCCAAGGGAGGCCCCCGATGA
- a CDS encoding siroheme synthase: MRVFLAGISLQGARVVVIGGGEAALAKLRLFIGSPADLVWFAPGGAPDPDRWSAGGPVPVIRTPTPADLTGARLIFVALDDEAEAVSVAGLARAAGAQVNVVDRPALSDFQTPALIDRDHVVIGIATGGAAPILARDVRSRIEGVLPEALGPLAALAGQIRDRVKASVPDFLARRRFWERAFRGAAADMVAQGRMDAAHDEMIRLLDAAAPEPGVLYFLGSGPGDPELLTLRALRIMQDADVILHDAEVPVGVLARARRDATRRDVDTMTASQVRDLIAGHLAHGERVVRLHAGDPEASGRPARERAALNDTGVEVFVVPVVAGALRA, encoded by the coding sequence ATGCGCGTCTTTCTCGCCGGCATCTCGCTGCAAGGCGCGCGGGTCGTAGTGATCGGCGGGGGTGAGGCGGCGCTGGCCAAGCTTCGGCTGTTCATCGGCTCGCCCGCTGATCTGGTCTGGTTCGCGCCGGGCGGTGCGCCGGACCCCGACCGCTGGTCGGCCGGGGGACCCGTTCCGGTCATACGGACCCCGACACCGGCCGACCTCACCGGCGCGCGGCTGATCTTCGTGGCTCTGGACGACGAGGCCGAGGCTGTGTCGGTCGCCGGGTTGGCGCGGGCGGCGGGTGCCCAGGTCAATGTGGTCGATCGACCGGCGCTGAGCGATTTCCAGACACCCGCCCTGATCGATCGGGACCACGTCGTGATCGGCATCGCGACCGGCGGCGCGGCGCCGATCCTGGCCCGCGATGTGCGCAGCCGGATCGAGGGTGTCCTGCCCGAGGCGCTGGGGCCTCTGGCCGCTCTCGCGGGACAGATCCGGGACCGGGTCAAGGCCAGCGTCCCGGACTTCCTGGCGCGGCGCCGGTTCTGGGAGCGGGCGTTTCGCGGGGCGGCGGCGGACATGGTCGCGCAGGGCCGGATGGACGCAGCCCATGACGAGATGATCCGTCTGCTGGATGCGGCGGCGCCGGAGCCCGGCGTGCTATATTTTCTGGGGTCGGGCCCGGGCGATCCCGAGCTACTGACGCTGAGGGCGCTGCGGATCATGCAGGACGCCGATGTGATCCTGCATGACGCCGAGGTTCCGGTGGGGGTCCTGGCGCGGGCGAGGCGCGACGCGACCCGGCGGGATGTGGACACGATGACCGCGTCGCAGGTCCGCGACCTGATCGCCGGACACCTGGCCCACGGCGAGCGGGTCGTGCGGCTCCATGCCGGCGATCCCGAGGCGTCCGGGCGGCCGGCGCGGGAGCGGGCCGCCCTGAATGACACAGGGGTCGAAGTCTTTGTCGTGCCCGTCGTCGCCGGAGCCCTGCGCGCCTAG
- a CDS encoding alginate export family protein: MKTIELVLGGAMLAVLSTPALAQTAPPAPPAPAGDGIKPIAEARVRYEGVDRDAPLTDADAVTARLRFGFEARQGVWSMLAEAEGVLALADDYNDTNAGNGMEPFATIADPANLELNRVQIQYRTAPLTVTLGRQRINLDDQRFVGSVGWRQSEQTFDAVRAEGTLGRVKLDLAYSNNQRTVFGVDAGPRERFDGDFVLLGAGVVAGPVTLKAFGYLLDFEETIQFGNSSDTFGLRATGAIPLSGHVPITVAASYARQTYAGSNPGNYAADYLALDLGTAVAGFTVNAGYEQLGADNGHGFQTPLATLHKFNGWADVFLTTPAQGLRDAYVGVGRRFPSVTGLPGMSAQISYHDFSSDVGGSDYGTEWDAQIGFKPGRFGVVAKYASYQADGYSADIRKVWLQLEWAL, translated from the coding sequence ATGAAGACGATCGAACTCGTCCTCGGCGGAGCCATGCTCGCCGTTCTGTCAACGCCCGCTCTGGCCCAGACCGCGCCGCCCGCGCCGCCCGCGCCGGCCGGGGACGGGATCAAGCCGATCGCCGAGGCGCGGGTCCGTTACGAAGGCGTGGACCGTGACGCGCCGCTCACCGACGCGGACGCCGTCACCGCGCGGCTGCGGTTCGGGTTCGAGGCGAGGCAGGGTGTCTGGTCCATGCTGGCCGAGGCGGAGGGCGTGCTGGCGCTGGCCGACGACTATAACGACACCAACGCGGGCAATGGCATGGAGCCGTTCGCGACCATCGCCGACCCGGCGAACCTGGAGCTGAACCGGGTTCAGATCCAGTACAGGACCGCGCCCCTGACCGTCACCTTGGGCCGCCAGCGGATCAATCTGGACGACCAGAGGTTCGTCGGCTCGGTCGGCTGGCGTCAGAGCGAACAGACCTTTGACGCGGTCCGGGCCGAGGGCACCCTGGGGCGGGTCAAGCTGGACCTGGCCTACAGCAACAACCAACGCACGGTCTTCGGCGTCGACGCCGGGCCGCGCGAGCGCTTCGACGGCGACTTCGTCCTGCTCGGCGCCGGGGTGGTGGCGGGGCCGGTCACGCTGAAGGCCTTCGGCTATCTGCTGGACTTCGAAGAGACGATCCAGTTCGGCAATTCCAGCGACACCTTCGGTCTGCGGGCGACCGGAGCCATCCCCCTGTCCGGCCATGTCCCGATCACGGTGGCGGCCAGCTATGCGCGCCAGACGTACGCGGGGTCCAATCCCGGAAACTACGCCGCCGACTATCTGGCGCTCGACCTGGGCACGGCGGTCGCCGGGTTCACGGTCAATGCGGGCTATGAGCAGCTCGGGGCCGACAACGGTCACGGCTTCCAGACGCCGCTGGCGACCCTGCACAAGTTCAATGGCTGGGCGGACGTCTTCCTGACCACCCCGGCGCAGGGGCTGCGGGATGCCTACGTCGGCGTCGGCCGGCGGTTCCCGTCGGTAACCGGCCTGCCCGGGATGAGCGCCCAGATCAGCTACCATGACTTTTCCAGCGACGTCGGCGGCAGCGACTACGGAACCGAATGGGACGCCCAGATCGGCTTCAAACCCGGCAGGTTCGGCGTCGTCGCCAAATACGCCAGCTATCAGGCTGACGGCTATTCGGCCGACATCCGGAAAGTCTGGCTTCAGCTGGAATGGGCGCTGTGA